A part of Candidatus Omnitrophota bacterium genomic DNA contains:
- the pnp gene encoding polyribonucleotide nucleotidyltransferase, producing the protein MKIKFGNNDLILETGKMAKQANGSVTVQYGGTVVLVTACMSKEPKEGRDFFPLTVEYQEKTYAAGRIPGGFFKREGRPSESEILTARLIDRPIRPLFPSGLFNEVQIMAIVLSSDGENDPDILAVVGASASLSISDIPFNGPLACCRVAHIDNQFILNPTYAQIESSDLDLVVVANSKGIVMLESKAKEVSEEIFLEAVKFGFENLQDLIGLQDEFSRQYGRPKAKIEYKKIDPALQDKVEELSIERLKEVYKLSKKEEREEEVDLLAKELEAKLTLEGHEAVDIKMALVAVEKEQVRKKILEENVRIDGRGFKDIRPISCEVSVLPRTHGSSLFTRGQTQSLAVTTLGTGEDEQLIEALEGEKNKSFMLHYSFPPFSVGETGPVRGPGRREIGHGALAERSLLPVMPPKEKFPYTIRVVSEILESNGSSSMATVCAATLSLMDAGVPIKDAVGGIALGLIKDDSKALVLTDITGLEDHFGDMDFKVAGTKTGVTAVQLDLKIDGIDLDLLKRCIAQAKEARFIILEKIQQALASPRGELSSYAPRIEVLKINPEKIGGLIGPGGKTIKAIIAATGASIDIQDDGTVLVGSTDAAKSDEAIKMIKAIAEDVEVGRIYIGKVKRITNFGAFCEIAPGKDGLVHVSELADRFVKSVEEVVKIGDEIKVKVIGIDELGRINLSKKQAEETADGKS; encoded by the coding sequence ATGAAGATCAAGTTCGGTAATAATGACCTGATTTTAGAAACAGGTAAAATGGCCAAACAGGCAAACGGCTCGGTCACCGTTCAATACGGAGGGACCGTGGTCCTGGTTACTGCCTGTATGTCCAAGGAGCCCAAGGAGGGGCGGGATTTTTTCCCTTTGACCGTAGAGTATCAGGAGAAGACTTATGCCGCCGGAAGGATACCCGGAGGCTTCTTTAAGAGGGAAGGCAGGCCGTCGGAGAGCGAGATTTTAACCGCCCGCCTTATCGATAGGCCTATCCGTCCGCTTTTTCCGTCCGGGCTCTTTAATGAAGTCCAGATTATGGCCATTGTCTTATCCAGTGACGGAGAAAATGACCCTGATATCCTTGCCGTAGTCGGGGCTTCCGCTAGCCTGTCAATATCCGACATACCCTTTAACGGCCCCCTGGCGTGCTGCCGGGTAGCTCATATAGATAACCAATTTATTCTTAACCCTACCTATGCGCAGATTGAGAGTTCGGATTTAGATTTGGTGGTGGTCGCTAATAGCAAGGGCATTGTGATGCTTGAATCTAAGGCTAAAGAGGTCTCGGAAGAGATATTCTTAGAGGCAGTTAAATTCGGCTTTGAGAATTTACAGGATTTAATCGGCCTGCAGGATGAATTCAGCCGTCAATACGGCAGGCCCAAAGCAAAGATTGAGTATAAAAAAATAGACCCGGCTTTACAGGATAAGGTTGAAGAATTATCTATAGAAAGATTAAAAGAAGTATATAAGTTAAGCAAGAAAGAAGAGCGCGAAGAAGAAGTAGATTTGTTAGCCAAGGAATTAGAGGCCAAGCTGACCCTGGAAGGGCATGAAGCAGTTGATATCAAGATGGCCCTAGTTGCCGTAGAAAAAGAACAGGTGAGGAAAAAGATTTTGGAAGAGAACGTGCGCATAGATGGCCGGGGGTTTAAAGATATCCGTCCGATTAGCTGCGAAGTTTCTGTGCTGCCACGCACCCACGGTTCGAGCCTCTTTACCCGCGGCCAGACCCAGAGCCTGGCAGTGACTACCTTAGGCACCGGAGAAGACGAACAGCTCATCGAGGCATTAGAGGGTGAAAAAAATAAATCTTTTATGCTGCATTACAGTTTTCCGCCTTTTAGCGTGGGAGAGACCGGGCCTGTACGCGGGCCGGGCCGGCGCGAGATAGGCCATGGCGCTTTGGCAGAGAGGTCGCTTCTGCCAGTTATGCCACCAAAAGAAAAATTTCCTTATACTATCAGGGTAGTCTCTGAAATTTTAGAATCCAATGGTTCATCGAGCATGGCTACGGTTTGCGCGGCCACGCTTTCGTTGATGGACGCCGGCGTGCCTATAAAGGATGCGGTAGGCGGGATTGCCCTAGGGCTGATTAAGGATGATTCTAAGGCATTGGTTTTAACCGATATCACGGGTTTAGAAGACCACTTTGGCGATATGGATTTTAAAGTTGCCGGGACAAAAACAGGTGTGACGGCAGTGCAATTAGACTTAAAGATAGACGGTATTGACCTGGATTTATTAAAGAGGTGCATTGCGCAGGCAAAAGAAGCGAGGTTTATAATCTTAGAAAAAATACAGCAGGCTTTAGCTTCGCCGCGCGGGGAATTATCGTCTTATGCCCCGCGTATAGAAGTGCTCAAGATAAATCCGGAGAAGATAGGCGGCCTTATAGGCCCGGGCGGTAAGACCATAAAAGCGATAATTGCCGCCACAGGAGCCAGTATTGATATTCAGGATGACGGGACTGTCCTGGTTGGTTCCACCGATGCCGCTAAATCCGATGAAGCGATCAAGATGATCAAGGCAATAGCCGAGGATGTAGAAGTAGGGCGTATATATATAGGTAAAGTAAAGCGGATTACGAATTTCGGGGCATTCTGCGAGATTGCTCCCGGTAAAGACGGCCTGGTGCATGTTTCAGAGCTTGCCGACCGCTTTGTCAAGAGCGTAGAAGAAGTGGTCAAAATCGGAGATGAGATTAAGGTCAAGGTTATTGGTATAGATGAGCTGGGCAGGATTAATCTGAGTAAAAAACAGGCAGAAGAAACAGCTGATGGTAAAAGTTAG
- the rpsO gene encoding 30S ribosomal protein S15 — MVLVKDKKKEIIDSFKVHSRDTGSAEVQIAIITERLNILGEHFKSHKKDFHSRRGLLMLVGRRRRLLSYLKERDIRKYEEVLEKLHLRK, encoded by the coding sequence TTGGTTTTAGTGAAAGACAAAAAGAAGGAGATTATCGACAGCTTTAAGGTCCATTCCAGGGATACGGGCTCCGCAGAAGTGCAGATTGCCATTATCACCGAGAGGCTTAATATCTTGGGAGAGCATTTTAAGAGCCACAAAAAAGACTTTCATTCCCGCCGCGGGCTCCTCATGCTTGTAGGAAGACGCCGCAGGCTCCTTAGTTATCTTAAGGAGAGAGACATCAGGAAATACGAAGAGGTCCTGGAAAAACTCCACTTGAGGAAATAA
- a CDS encoding ExsB family transcriptional regulator, giving the protein MKIKEIKAQGMDTKKFIAEKVREISAAVGEGLAINALSGGVDSSAVTMLGHKALGRRLKTYFIDNGLMRQGEPRRIASLFRGLGVAVEIIDARKQFFAALKRITDPEQKREAITQTFYKDVFGGLVRKSKAKHLLQGTILTDVDETVAGIKRQHNVFEQLGIDPKKVFGYKIIEPLVQLRKDGVRKVAAALGLPESIYNRMPFPGPALSARVIGEATPQKIKIVRQATAILEEELSARRAFQYMAILHQDRVTGIRGGRRDFGLQIEIRCWDSIDARFAKPTRLPYDKLQNLAQRMAAEVPGVVSVTYNITTKPPSTMEAV; this is encoded by the coding sequence ATGAAGATTAAGGAAATAAAAGCGCAGGGCATGGATACTAAAAAATTTATTGCAGAAAAAGTAAGAGAGATTTCTGCTGCCGTAGGCGAAGGCCTGGCTATTAATGCCTTATCCGGAGGAGTTGATTCTTCCGCGGTGACGATGTTAGGGCATAAGGCCTTAGGCAGGAGGCTGAAAACTTATTTTATTGATAACGGCTTAATGCGTCAGGGTGAGCCCAGGAGAATCGCCTCTTTATTTAGGGGCCTGGGTGTCGCCGTAGAAATAATCGATGCCCGTAAACAATTTTTTGCTGCGCTAAAGAGGATTACTGATCCCGAACAAAAAAGGGAGGCGATTACCCAGACATTCTACAAAGACGTATTCGGTGGGCTCGTCAGAAAAAGCAAGGCAAAACATCTTTTACAGGGCACTATTTTAACCGATGTTGATGAGACCGTAGCCGGGATAAAAAGGCAGCATAATGTTTTTGAACAGCTGGGCATTGACCCCAAAAAAGTTTTCGGTTATAAAATTATAGAGCCTTTGGTACAATTACGTAAAGATGGGGTCAGGAAGGTGGCAGCCGCCTTAGGCCTGCCGGAATCTATATACAACAGGATGCCTTTTCCCGGGCCAGCCCTCTCCGCCAGGGTTATAGGAGAGGCCACCCCGCAAAAGATAAAAATAGTCAGGCAGGCAACCGCCATCCTTGAAGAAGAATTATCCGCAAGGCGCGCTTTTCAGTATATGGCTATCCTGCATCAGGACAGGGTCACGGGCATAAGAGGTGGCAGGAGAGATTTTGGTTTACAGATTGAAATCAGGTGCTGGGATAGTATTGATGCCCGTTTTGCCAAGCCCACCAGATTACCTTATGATAAATTGCAGAATTTAGCGCAAAGGATGGCTGCCGAGGTCCCGGGAGTAGTCAGCGTCACTTATAATATCACCACTAAGCCGCCATCAACCATGGAAGCGGTCTGA